The Argopecten irradians isolate NY chromosome 16, Ai_NY, whole genome shotgun sequence genome window below encodes:
- the LOC138310393 gene encoding uncharacterized protein: MLSCNGRLLVCAVFFATCVTAQWTQYDFVKVETFLISTQANIKRLFDIIQKEKVKMYGTNTLNGSIPAGGGMALAYGSFFEDVERRLADIENSTKELSIYMRVCPDAPMAPPKPQNVLTESKTVDGVSTIIISWDPLTVIPENLQYKVYFQPLENDGSITQPEVVFRICDASQTSASITDLAPRSRYRIRVAAVDGAVVESNTIPEVIHTPDVIPSPPVNLKGTPLGPNSIRLDWDPPIVRGDIIQYSVVMHDSYSMKNQTVDIRPAVNYLNAVDLTEGTTHQFSVTAFSDNGESDPSELFMVSTPPFIPPEVMNPNAEAFNTTTIRVTFDPPKTAEGKIRGYRVHYTDFLAEPEEGEVETNDPAANVMWVHNLQPNKDYYFAITAFTRRSSSFPTSYVATKSKAAVPSQVRNIRCRTLRTDPPMIQLRWEPPLHMYAVKRPEYHIMWGVQNGVFRNETITNMSVSWNSDYLDDNLLHRFIIAAKNDQGVGSEVEVQLKTPKRDFDTPKNIKVGRVKQRNVTLLAVSWDPMPVPVLGFRVLHRVFQWIYQGRWTITEVPDPNARSTSIPIKDPTLSYIVVVRAKLLSNRGQRKIKKEEMKCKYIFHKDKNAGAKSVLETPIGGPNDIQGSMSAEPGLSGSRRMGGGSGMSGGQGGMGGGQGMGGDRGMGGGPAMGGQDMGGNQGMGGRGAMGGSQGMGGGLTMGGNPNMGSQGMGGQGMGSQGGMGSQGGMGSQGMSGQGMGGQGMGGQGMGGQGMGGQGMGGQGMGGQGMGGQGMGGQGMGGQGMGGQGMGGQGMGSQGMGSQGMGSQGMGSQGMGGQGMGGQGMGGQNMGRQGMANQRMGGGQGMGDPWMNTNQGMGEMGVEMQAPGGGQGMGGMGPNQGMGPNQGMGSNQGMVGQDIGAMGGQGMGGQGMGGQGMGGQGMGGQSMGSQGMGGQSMGSQGMGSQGMGGQGMGGQGMNNQWASPNQGMGGMADVPPTRQPGGNQGMGGHGMGGMGPGPGMGVDPGMGPGIGGNQGMGSNQGMGGMGGGMGGQGMGGNFQGGNNLMGPNPEPPTQQPPMGGNQRFGGGMPQNNPMGINQNRQQSLNNPRRQQQNSRRMGNARRFMGI; this comes from the exons atgcttTCTTGTAACGGACGGTTACTTGTATGTGCCGTGTTTTTCGCAACTTGTGTGACGGCGCAATGGACACAGTACGATTTCGTAAAAGTAGAGACCTTTCTTATTTCAACACAGGCAAATATCAAAcgattatttgatattatacaaaaagaaaaagtaaaaatgtATGGTACAAATACGCTAAATGGATCCATTCCGGCGGGTGGGGGCATGGCCCTAGCATACGGATCTTTCTTTGAAGATGTGGAAAGGCGTTTAGCGGACATCGAAAATTCAACCAAAGAATTAAGCATTTACATGCGAGTTTGTCCAGATGCGCCTATGG CTCCTCCTAAACCTCAAAACGTCCTAACAGAATCCAAAACAGTCGACGGCGTATCTACTATAATAATCAGCTGGGATCCGTTAACAGTAATTCCGGAAAATCTCCAATACAAAGTATACTTCCAGCCTCTGGAGAATGACGGATCAATCACCCAACCGGAAGTTGTTTTTAGAATTTGTGATGCCTCCCAGACTTCTGCTTCTATTACTGATTTAGCGCCAAGGTCTCGATATCGGATCCGGGTGGCTGCCGTTGATGGAGCAGTCGTTGAATCCAATACTATACCGGAAGTCATACATACACCGGATGTCA TCCCATCACCGCCTGTAAACTTGAAGGGCACACCATTAGGCCCTAACTCTATCAGACTAGACTGGGATCCTCCAATTGTGAGAGGCGACATTATACAGTACAGTGTTGTCATGCATGACTCATACTCGATGAAGAACCAGACAGTAGATATTCGACCAGCCGTGAACTATCTTAACGCTGTCGACTTAACAGAGGGGACCACTCACCAGTTTAGTGTCACCGCCTTCTCAGATAACGGAGAATCCGACCCATCAGAACTCTTCATGGTATCCACACCACCATTTA TTCCCCCTGAAGTAATGAACCCAAATGCCGAAGCGTTCAACACTACGACCATTCGAGTTACATTTGACCCGCCGAAGACGGCTGAAGGTAAAATCCGTGGGTACAGAGTACATTACACGGATTTCCTCGCTGAACCCGAAGAAGGAGAAGTAGAAACAAATGACCCTGCAGCTAATGTGATGTGGGTGCACAATCTCCAACCCAACAAGGACTACTACTTCGCCATTACGGCCTTCACTAGACGTTCATCCAGTTTCCCGACCAGCTACGTCGCCACCAAGTCAAAGGCAGCAG TGCCAAGTCAGGTTAGAAATATCAGGTGTCGTACCCTTAGGACTGATCCTCCGATGATCCAGCTCCGATGGGAACCGCCTCTTCACATGTACGCAGTCAAGAGACCAGAGTACCACATCATGTGGGGTGTCCAAAATGGTGTCTTCAGAAACGAGACGATTACAAACATGTCGGTATCCTGGAATTCTGATTATCTTG ACGATAATTTACTTCACAGATTTATCATTGCCGCCAAAAACGACCAGGGTGTAGGCAGCGAGGTCGAAGTTCAGCTCAAAACACCTAAACGAG ATTTCGATACCCCCAAGAACATAAAGGTTGGACGTGTGAAGCAAAGGAACGTCACACTATTGGCAGTGTCCTGGGACCCAATGCCTGTCCCTGTGCTGGGATTTAGGGTGTTACACAGAGTGTTCCAATGGATTTACCAGGGACGATGGACCATCACTGAGGTACCAGATCCCAACGCCAGAAGCACATCAATCCCCATCAAAGATCCTACTTTGTCATACATAGTAGTCGTAAGAGCCAAGTTGTTGAGTAATAGGGGGCAAcggaaaataaagaaagaagAAATGAAGTGTAAATATATCTTCCATAAGGATAAAAACGCCGGTGCAAAAAGTGTTTTAGAAACACCAATAGGTGGACCAAACGACATCCAAGGCAGTATGAGTGCTGAACCAGGATTAAGTGGTAGCCGAAGAATGGGAGGTGGATCAGGAATGAGTGGCGGTCAAGGTGGTATGGGAGGTGGACAAGGGATGGGTGGCGATCGTGGAATGGGTGGTGGACCAGCGATGGGAGGCCAGGATATGGGAGGAAATCAGGGAATGGGAGGTAGAGGCGCAATGGGAGGGAGCCAGGGAATGGGCGGTGGTCTTACTATGGGTGGTAATCCAAATATGGGTAGCCAAGGTATGGGAGGTCAAGGTATGGGAAGTCAAGGCGGTATGGGTAGTCAAGGCGGTATGGGAAGTCAAGGTATGAGTGGTCAAGGTATGGGTGGTCAGGGTATGGGTGGTCAAGGTATGGGTGGTCAGGGTATGGGTGGTCAGGGTATGGGTGGTCAAGGTATGGGTGGTCAAGGTATGGGTGGTCAGGGTATGGGTGGTCAAGGTATGGGTGGTCAGGGTATGGGTGGTCAAGGAATGGGAGGTCAAGGAATGGGAAGCCAAGGAATGGGAAGCCAAGGAATGGGAAGCCAAGGAATGGGAAGTCAAGGAATGGGCGGTCAGGGTATGGGAGGTCAGGGTATGGGAGGTCAAAATATGGGAAGACAAGGAATGGCAAATCAAAGAATGGGCGGAGGTCAGGGCATGGGAGATCCATGGATGAACACCAACCAAGGAATGGGAGAAATGGGCGTAGAGATGCAAGCACCAGGTGGCGGTCAAGGTATGGGTGGAATGGGACCTAACCAAGGCATGGGACCCAACCAGGGAATGGGATCTAACCAGGGAATGGTAGGCCAAGATATAGGAGCCATGGGAGGTCAGGGCATGGGAGGGCAAGGTATGGGAGGTCAGGGCATGGGAGGACAAGGTATGGGAGGACAGAGCATGGGAAGTCAGGGAATGGGAGGTCAGAGCATGGGAAGTCAGGGTATGGGAAGTCAGGGAATGGGAGGTCAGGGCATGGGAGGTCAAGGTATGAATAATCAATGGGCTAGTCCCAACCAAGGCATGGGAGGTATGGCAGATGTCCCTCCAACTAGACAACCCGGCGGTAACCAAGGCATGGGTGGACACGGGATGGGTGGCATGGGGCCTGGGCCAGGCATGGGAGTCGATCCAGGAATGGGACCGGGGATTGGCGGTAACCAGGGAATGGGCAGTAATCAAGGGATGGGAGGTATGGGAGGTGGTATGGGAGGACAAGGGATGGGGGGCAATTTCCAGGGTGGAAATAACTTGATGGGTCCTAATCCAGAACCACCAACGCAACAACCACCAATGGGAGGAAACCAACGCTTTGGAGGAGGAATGCCTCAAAATAACCCAATGGGTATTAACCAGAACCGACAACAAAGTTTAAATAATCCAAGAAGACAACAGCAGAACTCTAGAAGAATGGGAAATGCAAGACGGTTTATGGGAATATAG